A part of Rhodopirellula bahusiensis genomic DNA contains:
- a CDS encoding sulfatase, with protein sequence MHIPTHFLFGIVFVASLAGHLSADDARPNVVFLAVDDMNDFVGCLDSRPNAITPNIDRLAARGVCFTNAHTAGVFCAPSRAAIFSGQYASTTGCYETPNYFVHHSEIESLQMSFAKAGYSTLGAGKLFHHPAGAIDQRGWTKFFLRNQFQREGGWALESWSSDTPVPQPFPASTYNQGKEITGGLFLEWGAIPNDEEEEMADTMRANWAVDQLEQKHDQPFFLACGFYAPHYPNYCPQKYFELYDRDAIETPAFKEDDLDDLPKKIVKQRQNRRKQHYDKLVAMGAWKDALHGYLACTSYADAMVGRILNALEASPYADNTIVVLWSDHGYHLGEKGQWGKHTLWERTSNVPFVWAGPGVAEGVRTDVTVSLIDIYPTLVEQCDLPAPQQNLEGVSLASTLKHPADAIDRTVYLPYINPGEYTVINRDWRFIHYDDQNQELYNVQEDPHEWNNLASDPKYTDVITTLQDSAPAKFADPEPKLNVRRDLVVEGETFRWEKGKGNYVPHPKYLPYTDPAMKQKQSRKGR encoded by the coding sequence ATGCACATACCGACGCATTTCCTTTTCGGCATCGTTTTCGTCGCAAGTCTTGCCGGCCATTTGTCTGCAGACGATGCACGCCCCAATGTCGTATTCCTGGCGGTTGACGACATGAACGACTTTGTCGGATGTCTCGACTCACGCCCCAATGCAATCACACCCAACATCGATCGGCTTGCCGCTCGTGGCGTGTGCTTTACCAACGCTCATACCGCTGGAGTGTTTTGTGCACCCAGTCGAGCAGCCATCTTTTCCGGCCAATACGCATCGACGACTGGATGCTACGAGACTCCGAATTACTTTGTGCATCATTCGGAGATTGAATCGCTGCAAATGAGCTTTGCCAAAGCGGGCTACTCGACGCTGGGCGCTGGCAAGCTCTTTCATCATCCGGCTGGAGCAATTGACCAGCGAGGTTGGACAAAGTTCTTCCTGCGAAACCAATTTCAACGGGAAGGCGGTTGGGCACTTGAATCATGGAGCAGCGACACGCCGGTGCCACAGCCCTTTCCGGCCAGCACCTACAACCAAGGCAAAGAGATCACCGGCGGGTTGTTCTTGGAATGGGGTGCAATTCCGAATGATGAAGAAGAGGAGATGGCCGACACGATGCGTGCGAACTGGGCCGTCGATCAACTAGAGCAAAAACACGACCAGCCGTTCTTTCTGGCCTGCGGTTTCTACGCTCCTCATTACCCCAACTACTGTCCGCAGAAGTATTTTGAGTTGTACGATCGAGATGCCATCGAGACTCCGGCGTTCAAGGAAGATGACCTAGACGATCTTCCAAAGAAGATTGTCAAACAACGTCAGAACCGCAGGAAGCAACACTACGACAAATTGGTTGCCATGGGTGCTTGGAAAGACGCCCTGCACGGTTACCTCGCGTGCACCAGCTACGCTGATGCGATGGTCGGTCGCATTCTAAACGCACTCGAAGCAAGCCCCTATGCCGACAACACCATTGTCGTGCTGTGGAGCGACCACGGTTACCACCTTGGCGAAAAAGGCCAGTGGGGCAAACACACTTTGTGGGAACGAACCTCCAACGTGCCGTTTGTGTGGGCAGGGCCCGGTGTCGCTGAAGGGGTTCGGACTGACGTGACGGTCAGCCTGATTGATATCTATCCGACGCTGGTTGAGCAATGCGACTTGCCGGCACCGCAGCAGAACTTGGAAGGAGTTTCGTTGGCATCGACGTTGAAGCATCCCGCCGACGCAATAGACCGAACGGTATATCTGCCCTACATCAACCCAGGTGAATACACCGTGATCAATCGCGACTGGCGTTTCATCCATTACGACGACCAGAACCAAGAACTGTACAACGTCCAAGAGGATCCGCACGAATGGAACAACCTCGCGTCCGATCCGAAGTACACGGACGTCATCACCACGCTGCAGGATTCAGCACCAGCCAAGTTCGCCGATCCGGAACCCAAGCTCAACGTGCGGCGTGATCTCGTCGTCGAAGGCGAAACGTTCCGTTGGGAGAAAGGCAAAGGCAACTATGTTCCCCATCCGAAGTACTTGCCTTACACCGATCCCGCAATGAAACAAAAGCAATCGAGAAAGGGGCGTTAA
- a CDS encoding LamG-like jellyroll fold domain-containing protein, with protein MPVDDELIDRMLSGELSDEEATAFEQWLKNPANLQRFALRAELHSDLRQSLRRRQIQTNALEASNAASEIIPGSTKQNHQPSLIRSPRRVLAIAAGLVTAACLLFAFLQPHRDDQSTSEDRVAASVVRNVGGLLTKGDQQWDDPQLPMGDYELRKGLLNLRFGGGVMVYMEAPARFDAVSDRRVVLHSGRLSATVPPEGIGFTVETPEAEVIDFGTEFSIDVEGGASEVHVFDGLVRVNPGASNQRDASKSVDLHASEAVRISGGAPDLVGISVETNRFIRNFDEPRLNYARAIKRLSPVVYYRMPIRDRGLVSEPPEYSGVVLTGDGKRPAHAKGVFAGGSLRVGVDSIGRGGRVDSPPAFNTGHFSLTVFVYLEAPAHSAMVATNRDGDRGNFSLSLNKNGTLQTTIVMDEAMTPAITTVVDKATSHLTTGLVTTSTTGNSALPQKTWRHIVVTADGEQLQIYEDGRLVASTACTEMASSDSETVWFGTDAKATQVWDGRIDEVALFNRALNGAEISTLYRTAQEEIARLR; from the coding sequence ATGCCCGTCGACGATGAATTGATCGATCGCATGCTTTCAGGCGAGCTATCCGACGAAGAAGCCACAGCGTTTGAGCAGTGGCTGAAGAACCCCGCCAATCTTCAGCGGTTTGCACTTCGTGCCGAGCTTCATTCAGACTTGCGGCAATCGCTGCGACGCCGACAGATCCAAACAAATGCGTTGGAAGCCAGCAACGCTGCCTCGGAGATCATTCCCGGTTCGACAAAACAAAATCACCAGCCGTCATTGATTCGATCACCAAGGAGAGTGCTAGCGATAGCGGCCGGGTTGGTAACAGCGGCGTGCCTGCTGTTCGCCTTCTTGCAGCCCCACCGCGACGACCAATCGACCAGCGAGGATCGCGTCGCGGCATCCGTCGTCCGCAACGTGGGTGGATTGCTTACGAAAGGCGATCAGCAATGGGACGATCCGCAACTGCCTATGGGCGACTATGAATTGCGAAAAGGATTATTGAATCTGCGGTTCGGCGGCGGAGTCATGGTGTATATGGAGGCTCCTGCCCGCTTCGATGCGGTGAGCGACCGGCGTGTTGTGCTTCACAGCGGGCGTTTGTCAGCCACCGTTCCACCGGAAGGCATCGGGTTCACCGTTGAAACTCCCGAAGCGGAAGTCATTGATTTCGGCACCGAGTTCTCAATTGATGTTGAGGGCGGTGCGAGCGAGGTGCATGTGTTTGATGGCCTCGTGCGTGTGAATCCGGGGGCATCGAATCAACGTGACGCTTCCAAGTCGGTTGATCTTCACGCTTCGGAGGCCGTCCGGATTTCTGGTGGGGCACCTGACTTGGTTGGTATCTCCGTCGAGACCAACCGATTCATTCGCAACTTCGATGAACCGAGGCTGAACTACGCCCGCGCGATCAAGCGGTTGTCGCCCGTCGTTTATTACCGAATGCCAATTCGCGACCGCGGTTTGGTGTCGGAACCGCCCGAATACTCTGGCGTCGTTTTAACAGGGGACGGCAAACGCCCAGCACATGCCAAAGGTGTCTTCGCCGGCGGTTCTTTGCGAGTCGGAGTCGACTCCATTGGTCGTGGCGGGCGCGTCGATTCGCCGCCCGCATTCAACACAGGACACTTCTCGCTAACCGTGTTCGTGTATCTGGAAGCGCCCGCCCATAGCGCAATGGTTGCCACCAACCGGGATGGAGACCGCGGCAACTTCAGTCTCTCTCTCAATAAGAACGGAACGCTGCAAACCACCATCGTGATGGACGAGGCCATGACTCCGGCAATAACCACGGTGGTGGACAAGGCAACGAGTCACCTCACAACAGGACTCGTGACCACGTCCACCACAGGTAACTCAGCCCTACCGCAAAAAACCTGGCGGCACATTGTTGTGACTGCTGACGGTGAGCAATTGCAGATCTACGAAGACGGGAGGCTCGTTGCTTCCACAGCGTGCACCGAAATGGCATCCAGCGACTCCGAGACGGTCTGGTTCGGAACGGACGCCAAAGCGACACAAGTTTGGGACGGCAGGATCGACGAAGTGGCTTTGTTCAACCGAGCGCTCAACGGAGCCGAAATTTCGACACTCTATCGCACGGCTCAAGAGGAGATCGCGAGATTAAGATGA
- a CDS encoding sigma-70 family RNA polymerase sigma factor — translation MNEDQKRANFTRCWLDAEPAVSAYVFASISGFHDAEDVVQRIAQELARRFDEYDSGRTFVGWALWIAKSRVIDFYRVQGRSRVVFSDEVLGQLADTIAQQADGRSQRREALESCLDELPPRSRQLLDLRYVGERSAAEIAREIGSTSGSVRVLLTRVRTALASCIERRTALENQ, via the coding sequence ATGAACGAAGATCAGAAACGGGCAAATTTCACTCGATGCTGGCTTGATGCTGAGCCAGCTGTTTCGGCGTATGTGTTTGCATCGATCAGTGGGTTCCATGATGCGGAAGACGTTGTTCAGCGGATCGCTCAGGAACTGGCGCGGCGGTTCGATGAGTATGACTCGGGCCGGACCTTCGTTGGATGGGCATTGTGGATCGCCAAGTCTCGGGTGATTGATTTTTACCGAGTTCAAGGTCGCTCGCGGGTCGTTTTCTCGGACGAGGTGCTCGGCCAACTTGCGGACACAATCGCTCAGCAGGCGGATGGTCGTAGCCAACGTCGCGAAGCACTGGAGTCCTGTCTGGATGAACTCCCGCCTCGTTCGCGTCAGCTGCTCGATTTGCGATACGTCGGAGAACGTTCCGCCGCCGAGATCGCTCGCGAAATCGGGTCGACCAGCGGGTCGGTTCGAGTCCTGCTTACGCGTGTGCGAACGGCACTTGCAAGTTGCATCGAACGACGCACCGCTTTGGAGAATCAGTGA
- a CDS encoding glycoside hydrolase family 16 protein, translating to MMIAIGLTIALIGWDPNDAIAESFERLVWKDEFNGDSLDYSKWEIEVNAFGGGNHELQIYTDRPENVRVEDGCLVLEARRDNAAISGTSREYSSGRVRTKHRGDWKYGRIEVRAKLPQGQGVWPAIWMLPTKDQYGGWAASGEIDIMEMRGQQPSVVLGTLHHGAPWPNNLHTGDEFTLGQGTFADDFHTFAVNWRANEIEWLIDGKSVQEQTRWESSGGEYPAPFDQPFHLLLNVAVGDGFLGASRYDHSIPGADAG from the coding sequence ATGATGATCGCCATCGGATTGACGATCGCATTGATCGGATGGGATCCCAATGACGCGATTGCCGAGTCTTTCGAGCGGCTCGTTTGGAAGGATGAGTTCAACGGTGACTCGTTGGACTATTCCAAGTGGGAGATCGAAGTCAACGCGTTCGGTGGCGGCAACCACGAGCTTCAGATTTACACCGACCGCCCTGAGAACGTGCGAGTCGAGGATGGCTGTCTGGTTCTGGAGGCTCGACGTGACAACGCGGCCATTAGCGGAACGTCGCGAGAGTACTCGTCGGGGCGAGTTCGAACCAAGCACCGAGGTGACTGGAAGTACGGGCGCATCGAAGTGCGTGCGAAGTTGCCGCAAGGACAAGGCGTTTGGCCAGCCATTTGGATGTTGCCTACCAAGGATCAGTACGGTGGTTGGGCAGCCAGCGGCGAGATTGACATCATGGAGATGCGAGGTCAGCAACCCAGCGTCGTGTTGGGGACGCTGCATCACGGCGCACCGTGGCCAAATAACCTTCACACCGGCGACGAGTTCACGCTGGGGCAAGGAACCTTCGCCGATGACTTTCATACGTTCGCGGTGAACTGGCGAGCCAATGAAATTGAGTGGTTGATCGATGGGAAATCGGTTCAAGAGCAAACGAGATGGGAGAGCTCAGGCGGCGAGTACCCTGCCCCGTTTGATCAACCGTTTCATCTGTTGTTGAATGTCGCCGTTGGAGATGGCTTTCTTGGGGCCTCCCGATACGACCACTCAATTCCCGGTGCAGATGCTGGTTGA
- a CDS encoding M3 family metallopeptidase: MRWCVVPASFLAAIALVQPSYSQESSVNSSQSLLSNSPLLKPWPGPHGGVPPWNEVRVDEFGAAFDAAIEQAEKEIDQIANQSAPPTFENTILAMETAGEALHRIEVLFDVHAGNLNLGPIPDLERSITPKLAAYSDSVTQNAELFARIEAIHEDVFEKKTVTLPDDAKRLLDETFKNFVRRGARLSPEDKSKLSQINTRLARLFTDFNQNVLEEEKGHVTWIDDESRLSGVPQSSRDAMAVAAKEKGGKAKWAVTNTRSSMDPFLTNADDRELREQVWRNYYFRGDNNDAHDNKAIIREILNLRAARAKLLGYPTHAHWRMESTMAGTPDRAMELMMKVWPHAVQRVATEVADMQAIADAEMQAAGKPKIKIEPWDYRYYAEKVRAEKYDLDMAEVRPYLQLDRLVEAMMWCADELFGFQFQPVGNLPIFHPDVTVYEVVQKSDGSHVGLFYLDPFAREGKRSGAWMMDYRGQSGWDLDPASADVPVRTPIVSNNSNFVPAADGKPVLISWDDATTLFHEFGHALHGLSSRVHYPSQSGTNVARDFVEFPSQVLEHWLSTPEVLTRYATHYETGEPMPKELLDKIEASSKFNSGFETVEYLACAILDMQLHQLQAGDIDVSEFEKSALAEIGMPDELPMRHRLPHFSHLFSSDAYSAGYYSYLWSDALTADAAEMFVEAGSFFDEETAAKLFDHILSVGDTIDPVETYRNFRGRDVDTEALLRKRGFAN; the protein is encoded by the coding sequence ATGAGATGGTGTGTTGTTCCGGCAAGCTTCCTTGCCGCGATCGCGTTGGTCCAACCTTCCTATTCACAAGAATCTTCCGTGAACAGCTCGCAGTCTCTCCTTTCGAATTCACCGCTTCTGAAACCTTGGCCGGGACCTCATGGTGGGGTGCCGCCATGGAACGAAGTCCGTGTCGATGAATTCGGTGCTGCCTTCGACGCTGCGATTGAGCAGGCCGAAAAGGAAATCGACCAGATCGCGAACCAGTCCGCGCCGCCCACGTTTGAGAACACCATTCTCGCAATGGAAACCGCTGGTGAAGCCTTGCACCGAATCGAGGTGCTGTTCGATGTGCATGCGGGGAATTTGAATCTCGGGCCAATCCCTGATTTGGAACGCAGCATCACGCCCAAGCTGGCTGCCTACTCCGATTCAGTGACCCAGAACGCGGAGTTGTTTGCTCGCATCGAAGCGATCCACGAGGACGTCTTTGAGAAGAAGACGGTCACGTTGCCCGACGATGCGAAGCGTTTACTGGATGAAACATTCAAGAACTTTGTGCGCCGCGGGGCTCGGTTGAGCCCGGAAGACAAATCCAAGCTGTCGCAGATCAACACTCGACTGGCTCGGTTGTTCACCGACTTCAACCAAAACGTTCTTGAAGAAGAGAAGGGGCACGTCACTTGGATTGACGACGAGTCGCGATTGTCAGGTGTGCCGCAGTCGAGTCGCGATGCGATGGCGGTCGCTGCGAAAGAAAAAGGCGGCAAGGCCAAATGGGCTGTGACTAACACTCGCTCGTCGATGGACCCGTTTTTGACCAATGCGGACGACCGTGAGCTCCGCGAACAGGTTTGGCGGAATTATTACTTCCGCGGTGACAACAACGATGCTCACGACAACAAAGCCATCATTCGCGAAATCTTGAATCTGCGTGCGGCCCGAGCCAAGTTGCTCGGCTATCCCACACACGCTCATTGGCGAATGGAATCCACGATGGCGGGCACGCCCGATCGTGCAATGGAATTGATGATGAAGGTGTGGCCTCACGCCGTGCAGCGTGTCGCGACGGAAGTGGCGGACATGCAAGCCATCGCCGACGCAGAAATGCAAGCGGCTGGTAAACCGAAAATCAAAATCGAACCGTGGGATTACCGCTACTACGCCGAAAAGGTCCGGGCTGAAAAATACGACTTGGACATGGCGGAAGTGCGTCCTTATCTGCAACTCGATCGCTTGGTCGAAGCCATGATGTGGTGTGCGGATGAACTGTTCGGATTCCAGTTTCAACCTGTCGGGAATCTGCCCATCTTCCATCCCGATGTCACCGTTTACGAAGTGGTGCAGAAGTCCGACGGAAGCCACGTGGGACTGTTTTATCTGGACCCATTCGCTCGCGAAGGCAAACGCAGCGGCGCGTGGATGATGGATTACCGAGGTCAATCGGGATGGGATCTTGATCCCGCCTCCGCGGACGTTCCTGTGCGGACTCCGATCGTTTCAAACAACAGCAACTTTGTTCCCGCTGCGGACGGCAAGCCGGTTTTGATTTCCTGGGACGACGCGACCACGTTGTTCCACGAGTTCGGCCACGCCCTGCACGGACTGTCCAGTCGCGTTCATTACCCGTCGCAGTCTGGCACCAACGTCGCTCGCGACTTTGTCGAGTTTCCCTCGCAGGTGCTGGAGCATTGGTTGTCGACGCCCGAAGTGTTGACTCGCTACGCGACGCACTACGAGACCGGCGAGCCAATGCCCAAGGAATTGCTCGACAAGATCGAAGCTTCGTCGAAGTTCAACAGCGGGTTTGAAACCGTCGAGTACTTGGCTTGTGCGATCCTGGACATGCAGCTGCATCAACTGCAGGCCGGAGACATTGACGTCAGTGAGTTTGAAAAGTCGGCGTTGGCGGAGATCGGCATGCCAGACGAATTGCCAATGCGTCACCGCTTGCCTCACTTCAGTCACCTGTTCAGCAGCGACGCTTACTCGGCCGGCTACTACAGCTACCTGTGGAGCGACGCGCTCACGGCAGACGCGGCGGAGATGTTCGTCGAGGCAGGAAGCTTCTTCGACGAGGAAACCGCTGCGAAGCTGTTCGATCACATTCTCAGTGTCGGCGACACAATCGATCCCGTCGAAACCTACCGCAATTTCCGCGGTCGTGACGTCGACACAGAAGCCCTGCTCCGCAAACGCGGTTTCGCGAATTGA
- the cysN gene encoding sulfate adenylyltransferase subunit CysN: MSHQSDLIATDIDAYLKQHEQKQLLRFITCGSVDDGKSTLIGRLLYDSKLVYEDELAKVQSDSVRQGSVAGGFDPSLFMDGLKEEREQGITIDVAYRYFSTAKRKFIIADTPGHEQYTRNMATGASTADLAIILIDARHGVLTQTRRHSFIVSLLGIRHVVVAVNKMDIDGVEYSEERFNEICEDYRNFATRLDLPDLHFIPISALNGDNLVDRSENMPWYTGSTLMNFLETVYIGSDRNLQDFRLPVQYVNRPNLNFRGFCGTIASGIIRKGEEITVLPSRQKSKVKEIVTYDGNLDEAYAPLAVTVTLEDEIDASRGDMIVRSGNLPRSESDVEAMLVWMNEEAMVPGKTYLVKHTTQTVPGNVETLAYKVDVNDLHRTPAPTLELNEIGRVRLSLSAPIHHDPYRRNRTTGAIILVDRITNATVAAGMILDRGTTGSHKSVWDDEASSDDSSDALSTVTEEERSARFGQKPATVLMTGLTGSGKTSIARAVERKLFDAGRSVAVVDGEFVRRGLSRDLGFSAEDRSENLRRSGHLAHTLNDAGLICLASLVAPSDDVRQKVGKLIGEDQFLVVHVATPLEVCRERDTKGQYAKADAGELSNFPGVTAKYDVPTNPDLAVDASTTSIAECADAVVELLKSKGFIK; this comes from the coding sequence ATGAGCCATCAATCTGATCTGATCGCCACTGACATCGATGCTTATTTGAAGCAGCATGAGCAAAAGCAATTGTTGCGTTTCATCACCTGCGGCAGCGTGGATGATGGCAAGAGCACGTTGATCGGCCGTCTGCTTTACGATTCCAAGTTGGTTTACGAAGACGAACTGGCCAAGGTCCAAAGTGACTCGGTTCGCCAAGGCAGCGTGGCCGGTGGGTTCGATCCGTCATTGTTCATGGACGGTTTGAAAGAAGAACGCGAGCAAGGCATCACGATCGATGTCGCGTACCGCTACTTCAGCACGGCGAAACGCAAGTTCATCATCGCCGACACTCCCGGTCACGAACAATACACTCGGAACATGGCCACCGGTGCCAGCACCGCGGACCTGGCGATCATCCTGATCGATGCCCGTCATGGCGTGCTGACCCAAACCCGTCGTCACTCGTTCATCGTTTCGTTGTTGGGCATTCGTCACGTGGTCGTGGCCGTCAACAAGATGGACATCGACGGTGTCGAATACAGCGAAGAACGCTTCAACGAGATCTGCGAAGACTATCGCAATTTCGCGACACGCTTGGATTTGCCGGATTTGCATTTCATCCCGATCAGTGCTCTCAACGGCGACAACTTGGTCGACCGCAGCGAGAACATGCCGTGGTACACCGGCAGCACGCTGATGAATTTCTTGGAAACCGTTTACATCGGTTCGGACCGCAACCTGCAAGATTTCCGATTACCGGTTCAGTATGTCAATCGTCCGAACCTGAACTTTCGCGGTTTCTGTGGAACGATCGCATCCGGAATCATTCGCAAAGGCGAAGAGATCACGGTTCTGCCGAGTCGTCAAAAGTCGAAGGTCAAAGAAATTGTCACCTACGACGGCAACTTAGACGAAGCCTACGCTCCGTTGGCCGTGACGGTGACGTTGGAAGACGAGATCGATGCCAGTCGCGGTGACATGATCGTCCGTAGCGGCAACCTGCCGCGAAGCGAATCCGACGTCGAAGCGATGTTGGTTTGGATGAACGAAGAAGCGATGGTTCCCGGCAAGACTTACCTCGTCAAACACACCACGCAGACGGTCCCCGGGAACGTCGAAACGTTGGCTTACAAAGTCGACGTGAACGACCTGCACCGCACCCCTGCCCCGACACTGGAACTGAACGAAATCGGGCGTGTTCGGTTGTCGTTGTCAGCACCGATTCACCATGACCCGTACCGTCGCAACCGAACGACGGGGGCGATCATCTTGGTCGACCGGATCACCAACGCGACCGTCGCCGCGGGCATGATTTTGGATCGCGGAACGACCGGAAGCCACAAATCGGTTTGGGACGATGAAGCGTCTTCGGATGACTCTTCGGACGCACTTTCAACCGTCACCGAGGAAGAACGTTCGGCTCGCTTCGGACAGAAACCTGCGACGGTCCTGATGACCGGATTGACGGGCAGTGGCAAAACATCCATCGCTCGTGCCGTGGAACGCAAATTGTTTGACGCCGGACGATCGGTCGCCGTCGTGGATGGCGAATTTGTGCGTCGTGGGCTCAGTCGTGATCTGGGCTTCAGCGCAGAGGACCGCAGCGAGAACCTGCGTCGTAGCGGCCACTTGGCTCACACGTTGAACGATGCCGGACTGATTTGCTTGGCGTCTTTGGTGGCACCGTCTGATGATGTGCGTCAAAAAGTCGGCAAGCTGATCGGTGAAGATCAGTTCTTGGTCGTGCACGTGGCGACTCCATTGGAAGTTTGCCGCGAACGTGACACCAAGGGACAGTACGCGAAAGCTGACGCGGGCGAGTTGTCCAACTTCCCTGGCGTGACTGCAAAGTACGACGTTCCGACCAATCCAGACTTGGCCGTCGATGCCTCCACCACTTCCATCGCAGAATGTGCGGATGCGGTGGTGGAACTTCTGAAATCAAAAGGGTTCATCAAATGA
- the cysD gene encoding sulfate adenylyltransferase subunit CysD — protein sequence MSDYSLTHLKQLEAESIHIFREVVSEFQKPVMLYSIGKDSAVLLHLALKAFHPAKLPFPLLHVDTTYKFKDMIEHREKYVRGTLGLDVLVHINEEGLKANIPPWEDSERHTELMKTDALKAALDKYQFDAAFGGARRDEEKSRAKERVFSFRDKSHRWDPKNQRPELWNLYNGRVNKGESIRVFPMSNWTELDVWQYIHMENIPIVPLYLSEPRQVVNRDGLLLMRDDDRMPLLPGEKEETRMVRFRTLGCYPLSGAVESEATTLPEVIQEMLLTRTSERQGRIIDQDEGGVGMQKKKERGYF from the coding sequence ATGTCCGATTACAGCCTCACTCACCTGAAACAGCTCGAGGCCGAGAGCATCCATATTTTCCGAGAAGTGGTCTCGGAATTCCAAAAACCGGTGATGCTGTATTCGATCGGCAAAGACTCCGCGGTGCTGCTTCACTTGGCCCTGAAAGCATTTCACCCGGCCAAGCTGCCTTTCCCGCTTTTGCACGTCGACACGACGTACAAGTTCAAGGACATGATCGAGCACCGCGAAAAATATGTTCGCGGGACACTCGGTTTGGACGTCTTGGTTCACATCAACGAAGAAGGCTTGAAAGCCAACATTCCCCCGTGGGAAGACAGCGAGCGGCACACCGAGCTGATGAAGACGGACGCCCTGAAAGCGGCATTGGACAAGTATCAGTTCGACGCCGCGTTTGGTGGTGCTCGCCGTGACGAAGAGAAGAGCCGGGCGAAGGAACGCGTCTTCAGCTTCCGTGACAAGTCACACCGCTGGGACCCCAAGAACCAACGTCCTGAACTCTGGAATCTGTACAACGGTCGCGTCAACAAAGGCGAGTCGATTCGCGTCTTCCCGATGAGCAACTGGACCGAGTTGGATGTGTGGCAGTACATCCACATGGAGAATATCCCGATCGTGCCGCTGTATTTGTCAGAACCTCGCCAAGTCGTCAATCGCGATGGGTTGTTGTTGATGCGAGACGACGATCGCATGCCATTGTTGCCGGGTGAAAAAGAAGAGACCCGAATGGTGCGATTCCGAACGCTGGGTTGCTACCCGCTTTCCGGAGCCGTCGAAAGCGAAGCGACGACGTTGCCAGAAGTCATCCAAGAAATGTTGCTGACTCGCACCAGCGAACGCCAAGGTCGGATCATCGACCAAGACGAAGGCGGCGTCGGCATGCAAAAGAAAAAAGAACGCGGCTACTTCTAG
- the rsmG gene encoding 16S rRNA (guanine(527)-N(7))-methyltransferase RsmG, which translates to MIDAEFKTALEQFGLELDEPLGMSLQQYAQSLWRYNEQINLTRHTTWDLFVTRDLRDCLQLAQLIQPGEEVLDMGSGNGVPGIPLAMLRPDIEVALAESVGKRAKVLDELVTELNLPVPVYAARGEDLLEDFRFTTIVSRAVGSLLKFCRWVEPHWSQFDRLLLIKGPKWVDERGEARHHGVLKGLELRVVATYPLGSVAPELADSQDDDSPEAADASRGVILELTKKSKG; encoded by the coding sequence ATGATTGACGCAGAATTCAAAACGGCATTGGAACAATTCGGACTCGAGCTCGATGAGCCTTTGGGCATGTCGCTGCAGCAGTACGCGCAGTCACTGTGGCGGTACAACGAGCAGATCAACCTGACCCGGCACACGACGTGGGATTTGTTTGTCACCCGCGATTTACGTGATTGCCTGCAATTGGCTCAGTTGATCCAGCCCGGCGAGGAAGTCCTCGACATGGGCAGCGGAAACGGCGTGCCCGGCATTCCTCTGGCGATGTTGCGGCCCGATATCGAGGTCGCTCTGGCAGAATCGGTTGGCAAGCGAGCCAAGGTGCTCGACGAATTGGTGACCGAATTGAATCTCCCCGTGCCGGTCTATGCAGCTCGGGGCGAAGATTTGCTGGAAGATTTCCGATTCACCACCATTGTCAGTCGCGCCGTTGGCAGCTTGCTGAAATTCTGCCGTTGGGTCGAACCTCACTGGAGTCAGTTTGATCGCCTGTTGCTGATCAAGGGCCCCAAATGGGTCGATGAACGGGGGGAAGCCCGTCACCACGGTGTGCTCAAAGGTCTCGAACTTCGCGTTGTCGCGACTTACCCTCTGGGAAGCGTCGCCCCCGAATTGGCGGATTCCCAGGACGACGATTCGCCGGAAGCAGCCGATGCCAGCCGCGGGGTGATCCTGGAGCTGACAAAGAAAAGTAAAGGCTGA